A portion of the Podospora pseudoanserina strain CBS 124.78 chromosome 2, whole genome shotgun sequence genome contains these proteins:
- a CDS encoding hypothetical protein (BUSCO:EOG09260V8Q; COG:O; EggNog:ENOG503NWFU; MEROPS:MER0005436): MMNNRAHLPAGQQMQGGADMGGGPPPPRRGNRHQYGPAHGYQYQQHQHHVNPSMYGHGAQYMNPYPPNQPYYMPYQQYHTGAMPQPYLPPQYNHAPYTRSPSAVQQYVPLHQPYGRPAQHSPIVSSPYQPPPPAMPPVVAPLTPSTTHSFAVPPLTTIAPSTIPPFREFIPASHQPLHNHEVQPPIQPLHVHEAQPPIQPEFQPFVPQQQQQPFPQEYNQEAYLASEAKSPAEVQPEQQEAAIEAEAPVETQVEVAVETPAAFVVERPFNMATTPAISEVPPITSPSEKILSKLPWFSNPEAGFPARAPKSRRRRPVSSTPNLILEKPAEAQQPEQPEQTESKEEPVVNAETTVKAEVTEAATARSETPSTHEQQVEDTPPTTPSSAQTTQTSIAVAVSPSTTVKPATRSAIPALPTVPAVPVLPVIPRIAPKELQAVEKTAVQQTSVAPTKDEKSTEAGEGARQVNGMGEKSETESAPAQAAPAPTPAPAKPKAWAALFAKPSAAPSAVASTAAAPRVHTNGNAADVSTAASGAVGSFPSSKANSLAEALQAYRPTGIDKLPFIEPRGLVNTGNMCYMNSVLQVLIFCIPFYDFLDQVSKKATHSFKSETPLIDALIMFMREFKIIDSATSTGLLQRRLKPEELEQYGESFTPEFVYEAIRKLPRFASMRRGHQQDAQEFLGFLLEGLHDECAQVMRTAPVSAVSTAPNSTPSSPTTSKPNGSLEGADDWLEVGPRQRAAVTRSSGHSLASPINKIFGGKLRSELRVPGNKTSVTLEPYEPLQLDIGAPEIRNIIDALKGLTRPETLHGDFNSPHGKNVKATKQIFIESVPPVLILHLKRFQFDAEGQGGTVKIWKKIGYPLEFEFPQEVLSRSQRNSTVHEGVPRYKLTAVVYHHGKNASGGHYTVDVRRQDGREWIRIDDTVIRRVRSEDVAEGGAEEDQAKSGSGNQKDSTGSNRFGAMNDEDTGDDDGWKQAAGGKKWSSVVNTPATNGQKLPPKQHKDSIKDNKVAYLLFYQRV, from the exons ATGATGAACAATCGCGCGCATCTGCCGGCTGGGCAGCAGATGCAAGGAGGCGCCGACATGGGAGGAggtccgcctcctcctcgccgtgGAAATCGTCACCAGTATGGGCCTGCTCATGGTTACCAGtaccagcaacaccagcatCATGTCAACCCCTCCATGTACGGCCATGGGGCTCAGTACATGAACCCCTACCCGCCGAACCAGCCCTACTACATGCCTTACCAGCAGTATCATACTGGCGCCATGCCGCAACCTTACCTTCCGCCCCAGTACAATCACGCCCCTTACACTCGTTCACCGTCTGCTGTGCAGCAGTATGTCCCTCTGCACCAGCCCTATGGCAGACCCGCCCAGCACTCGCCGATTGTGTCTTCGCCATAccaaccgccccctcctgctATGCCCCCGGTCGTTGCCCCGCTTACCCCGTCAACAACCCATTCATTTGCCGTTCCGCCTCTTACGACGATTGCCCCCTCGACCATACCCCCTTTCCGCGAGTTTATTCCAGCTTCACATCAGCCGTTGCATAATCACGAGGTGCAGCCTCCGATTCAGCCACTGCACGTCCACGAAGCACAACCACCTATTCAGCCAGAGTTCCAACCCTTTGtgccccagcagcagcagcagccattCCCGCAGGAGTATAACCAGGAGGCTTATCTTGCCTCGGAAGCCAAATCCCCTGCTGAGGTTCAGCCTGAGCAACAAGAAGCGGCGATTGAAGCAGAGGCCCCGGTAGAGACTCAAGTAGAGGTCGCGGTAGAGACGCCAGCAGCTTTTGTGGTGGAGCGTCCGTTCAACATGGCAACCACCCCGGCAATATCTGAAgtcccccccatcacctcgCCATCTGAGAAGATATTGTCAAAGCTGCCATGGTTCTCCAATCCCGAAGCTGGATTCCCCGCTCGTGCCCCAAAGTCGAGGAGAAGACGCCCGGTCTCTAGCACTCCTAATCTGATTCTAGAGAAACCGGCGGAGGCTCAGCAGCCAGAGCAGCCGGAGCAGACAGAATCTAAGGAGGAGCCAGTTGTTAATGCGGAAACCACCGTTAAGGCTGAAGTAACTGAGGCTGCCACCGCTCGTTCGGAGACACCGTCCACCCATGAACAGCAGGTAGAGGATACACCCCCAACCACGCCAAGTTCTGCCCAAACGACCCAGACATCCATCGCAGTGGCAGTCAGCCCCAGCACGACCGTGAAGCCTGCTACTCGCTCAGCTATCCCGGCACTTCCCACAGTTCCTGCAGTTCCCGTTCTCCCAGTAATTCCAAGGATTGCTCCAAAGGAGCTGCAAGCGGTGGAGAAGACAGCTGTTCAGCAAACTTCCGTTGCTCCCACCAAAGACGAAAAGTCGACcgaggccggcgagggtgCTCGCCAGGTGAATGGCATGGGCGAGAAGTCCGAGACTGAGTCTGCTCCTGCCCAAGCCGCACCAGCTCCAACTCCAGCTCCTGCAAAACCCAAGGCCTGGGCCGCTTTGTTCGCAAAGCCCAGTGCAGCTCCCTCTGCTGTGGCCTCTACTGCCGCAGCTCCTCGCGTCCACACCAATGGCAACGCTGCCGATGTCTCTACCGCTGCATCTGGAGCCGTTGGAAGTTTCCCCAGTTCCAAGGCAAATTCTCTTGCCGAGGCTTTACAGGCCTACCGTCCTACTGGTATTGACAAGCTGCCCTTTATTGAGCCCAGAGGCTTGGTCAACACTGGAAATATGTGTTACATGAATTCT GTTCTTCAAGTTTTGATTTTCTGCATTCCGTTCTACGACTTTCTGGATCAAGTGTCCAAGAAGGCCACTCACAGTTTCAAGAGCGAAACGCCTTTGATCGATGCACT GATCATGTTCATGCGTGAATTTAAGATTATCGACTCTGCTACGTCAACTGGCCTCCTCCAGAGACGGCTGAAGCCGGAAGAGCTTGAGCAATATGGCGAGTCTTTCACCCCTGAGTTTGTTTACGAAGCCATTCGCAAACTTCCCCGCTTTGCCAGCATGAGGCGTGGTCACCAACAAGACGCCCAAGAGTTCCTTGGGTTCCTTCTTGAAGGTCTACACGACGAGTGTGCCCAGGTGATGCGTACTGCCCCTGTTTCAGCAGTTTCTACCGCACCGAACTCAACTccgtcctctcccaccacttcCAAGCCAAACGGATCGCTCGAGGGCGCTGATGATTGGCTTGAGGTTGGCCCCCGTCAACGCGCTGCTGTTACTCGGTCTTCTGGCCATTCACTCGCTTCACCCATCAACAAGATCTTCGGTGGGAAGTTGCGCTCTGAACTGCGTGTTCCTGGCAACAAGACCTCGGTCACGCTGGAGCCTTACGAGCCGCTGCAACTTGACATTGGTGCGCCCGAGATTCGCAACATCATTGACGCCCTGAAGGGTCTAACTCGACCGGAAACACTCCACGGCGATTTCAACTCGCCCCACGGCAAGAACGTCAAGGCCACTAAGCAGATCTTCATTGAATCGGTTCCTCCTGTTCTTATCTTGCACCTCAAGCGTTTCCAATTCGACGCCGAGGGTCAAGGTGGTACTGTCAAGATCTGGAAGAAGATTGGCTATCCTCTCGAGTTCGAATTCCCACAAGAGGTTCTGTCTCGCTCTCAACGCAACAGCACGGTTCACGAGGGTGTTCCTCGATACAAGCTGACGGCTGTTGTGTACCATCATGGTAAGAATGCCAGTGGCGGTCATTACACAGTAGATGTTCGCCGACAGGATGGCCGAGAATGGATTCGTATTGATGACACCGTTATCCGCCGTGTGCGCAGCGAAGATGTGGCTGAGGGTGGTGCCGAGGAAGACCAGGCCAAGTCTGGCTCTGGTAACCAAAAAGATAGCACTGGTAGCAACAGATTCGGTGCCATGAATGATGAGGATAccggcgacgacgatggcTGGAAGCAAGCGGCCGGTGGCAAGAAGTGGAGCAGCGTTGTCAACACACCGGCTACCAACGGACAGAAGCTGCCCCCTAAGCAGCACAAGGACAgcatcaaggacaacaaggTTGCTTACTTGTTGTTCTACCAGCGCGTTTGA
- a CDS encoding hypothetical protein (COG:S; EggNog:ENOG503P4EQ) → MTESWERKGRPALIAALESVCDTIGRDIEAEVRQREDRRNATFEKELQQLKDAASRAEVLEQENRSLRQELEQLRQKHTKPLILPAKYDVNTPVRRVLGEFSPNRTIRAPSTVSSSGDIENPDWEKNYGKLWKKKKQVEERLKKVQESYDTAREVSKAAREERDTWITYADALERKINKLETRLKQQDANTRHHAEGTGAEQAIIYESRESPSDLGLNTDSLSHLSPGLRLNEADYTMRHSTPAFDEPHRRERIVSIEQGPSAEDGASDDPDQPTEAPELPPLPPCKREASPIRVKEEPSSDGPIVVSERSLRKRKHVSDNNNNNNNNNNMPPPPRKIKTEVSSDPVVMGEAAVFAPHESIDLDEGSRGMPTPRKQREIWRQTLREDDDGTPQPDQTSRLLYPRTTAGNPSTAPRPTLFIAESVELAQQSMSEVSDISRKQRTAQNTHRNLDYEVAEVAEDGSDEEFEPWRPTKPPKKAAGRLQSLLDKASPESEVTPLRPLHPIRGGIESPSTVSRPRKANDRTSRPKPRRLRDKPLGQLRLEDFKVNPKFNNGHKHAFNEIVRGKADRAELTGCNDYNCCGRHYRAVAESEFNATGPGVLSRMADVQMMEEYLGPHAHKLIEMTREERRETWMKAKSQQIANQFGRHRERFQRQPSPPGYWNPDMPTTQEMEENREEAARRGRKQIEDRWRDAMKVGGGKWMFKDE, encoded by the exons ATGACGGAATCTTGGGAACGGAAGGGGCGGCCAGCTTTGATTGCTGCGCTAGAGTCTGTGTGCGACACAATTGGCCGTGACATTGAGGCCG AGGTTCGACAAAGAGAAGATAGACGGAATGCAACTTTTGAAAAAGAACTACAGCAGCTCAAAGATGCTGCCTCTAGGGCCGAAGTCCTTGAACAAGAGAATCGATCTCTCCGCCAAGAGCTGGAGCAGCTGCGACAGAAGCACACCAAGCCACTGATATTACCAGCCAAGTACGATGTCAACACCCCGGTCCGACGAGTCCTCGGGGAATTTTCCCCTAACAGAACGATCCGCGCGCCGAGTACGGTTTCATCATCGGGCGACATCGAGAACCCGGACTGGGAAAAGAATTATGGCAAActttggaagaagaagaagcaggtgGAAGAACGACTCAAGAAGGTGCAGGAGAGTTACGACACTGCAAGGGAGGTGTCAAAAGCTGCACGAGAGGAGAGAGACACGTGGATCACGTATGCCGATgccttggagaggaagattAATAAGCTGGAAACAAGACTGAAGCAGCAAGATGCGAATACTCGACACCATGCAGAGGGGACTGGTGCGGAGCAGGCGATTATATATGAGTCCCGTGAATCACCAAGCGATTTAGGGCTCAATACGGACTCGTTGTCGCATCTTTCCCCTGGGCTCAGACTGAACGAAGCAGATTATACCATGAGACACTCTACTCCGGCTTTTGACGAGCCCCACAGACGAGAGAGAATAGTCAGTATCGAGCAAGGTCCATCTGCTGAGGATGGTGCATCTGATGATCCAGACCAACCCACGGAGGCGCCTGAGCTCCCACCGTTACCACCTTGCAAACGGGAGGCCAGTCCTATCAGGGTCAAAGAAGAACCTTCGTCTGATGGCCCGATTGTTGTTTCTGAGCGCAGTTTGCGTAAGCGGAAACACGTGTCcgataacaacaacaacaacaacaacaacaacaacatgcctcctccacctcgtaAGATCAAAACCGAAGTCAGTTCCGACCCGGTAGTGATGGGTGAAGCAGCTGTCTTTGCCCCCCATGAAAGCATTGACCTGGACGAGGGTTCTAGGGGCATGCCGACACCCAGAAAGCAACGTGAAATCTGGCGCCAAACTCTTCgtgaggacgatgatggcacTCCGCAACCCGATCAAACCTCCAGACTGCTGTATCCGAGAACGACAGCTGGGAACCCATCAACCGCACCGAGACCGACCCTGTTTATTGCAGAGAGTGTTGAACTAGCCCAACAAAGCATGTCGGAGGTTTCGGACATCTCACGCAAGCAGAGGACAGCTCAAAACACTCATCGAAATCTGGATTATGAAGTTGCCGAAGTCGCCGAGGATGGGTCTGACGAAGAATTTGAGCCATGGCGGCCAACCAAGCCgcccaagaaggctgctggaAGACTCCAATCACTTCTCGACAAGGCCTCACCAGAATCTGAGGTCACTCCTCTCAGACCTCTCCATCCAATTCGCGGGGGCATAGAATCACCATCAACTGTTTCACGGCCGAGGAAGGCCAACGACAGAACGTCCAGACCCAAACCACGTCGGCTTCGAGATAAGCCATTGGGACAGCTGAGACTTGAGGATTTCAAAGTAAACCCCAAGTTCAACAACGGTCACAAACATGCCTTCAACGAAATCGTGCGTGGCAAGGCTGACCGGGCCGAGTTGACAGGGTGCAATGACTACAACTGCTGCGGTCGACATTACCGGGCCGTTGCAGAGTCTGAATTCAACGCGACAGGCCCCGGGGTGTTGTCCCGCATGGCAGATGTCCAAATGATGGAGGAGTACCTGGGACCCCATGCCCATAAACTAATCGAGATGACACGTGAGGAACGGCGGGAAACTTGGATGAAAGCAAAGAGCCAGCAAATAGCAAACCAGTTTGGACGGCATCGCGAGAGATTTCAGAGGCAACCGTCCCCGCCTGGGTATTGGAACCCTGATATGCCTACGACGCAGGAAATGGAAGAAAACAGAGAAGAGgcagcgaggagggggaggaagcaAATCGAGGATCGGTGGCGAGATGCCATgaaagttggtggtgggaaatgGATGTTTAAAGATGAGTGA
- a CDS encoding hypothetical protein (EggNog:ENOG503P4DB; COG:O): MDSYGSQGRACFTCGQTTHQARDCPNKGAAKCYNCGIEGHMSRDCPEGPKDTKTCYRCGQAGHISRDCPTGGDQGPRQGGGGGSSAECYKCGEVGHIARNCQKGGNSYGGGYNSGYGGNFNQKTCYSCGGMGHLSRDCVNGNKCYNCGVSGHLSRECPKESTGGEKICYKCQQSGHVQSQCPNSA; this comes from the exons ATGGATTCCTACGGTTCCCAAGGACGTGCCTGCTTCACCT GCGGGCAGACCACTCATCAG GCCCGCGACTGCCCCAACAAGGGTGCCGCCAAGTGCTATAACTGTGGCA TTGAGGGCCACATGAGCCGTGACTGCCCCGAGGGTCCCAAGGACACCAAGACCTGCTACCGCTGCGGCCAGGCCGGTCATATCTCTCGCGACTGCCCCACCGGTGGTGACCAGGGTCCACgccagggtggtggtggtggcagctcTGCTGAGTGCTACAAG TGCGGCGAGGTCGGCCATATTGCCCGCAACTGCCAGAAGGGCGGCAACTCCTATGGTGGTGGCTACAACTCCGGCTATGGTGGCAACTTCAACCAGAAGACCTGCTACTCTTGCGGCGGCATGGGTCATCTGTCCC GTGACTGCGTCAACGGCAACAAGTGCTATAACTGTGGCGTTTCCGGCCATCTCTCCCGCGAGTGCCCCAAGGAGTCTACTGGTGGCGAGAAGATCTGCTACAAGTGCCAGCAGTCTGGCCACGTCCAGTCCCAGTGCCCCAACAGCGCTTAA
- a CDS encoding hypothetical protein (COG:C; EggNog:ENOG503NVFK): protein MSSSVLEVPSKTFTRAEVAKHNTEDSVWFVIDTVVYDVSEFLDAHPGGEAVLRQVAGTDATAAFYNLHRHEVLQKYSDLAIGTIEGEKQSIITPQAGDLSTVPYAEPLWLTPQFKSPYFKDSHRKLQKAMRIFTDKYITPEALEKERSGEIVSQELIDRMSKAGVLHMRMGPGKHLHGVNLLDGAVDGKEFDYFHDMICSQEAVRAACRGFQDGNMAGMVIGLTCVLNYGHKNPALKAKVEEECFSGKKKICLAITEAFAGSDVAGLRTTAKKTPDGKHYIVNGTKKWITNGVFSDYFVTGVNTGKGLSVLLIPRGEGVETKPIKTSYSPAAGTAYITFDNVKVPVENLLGEENKGIYVILSNFNHERWTMACATIRYMRLVTEECLKWAHQRIVFKKRLIDQPVIRQKLAKMIALCESHQSWLETITYQMCNMSYSQQAKHMGGPIALLKMSCTRAAHEIADEAVQIWGGRGLTQTGMGRVIENFNRTYKFDSILGGAEEVLGDLGVRQAMKFMPKAVL, encoded by the exons ATGTCCTCGTCCGTCCTCGAGGTCCCCTCCAAGACCTTCACCCGCGCCGAGGTCGCCAAGCACAACACCGAAGATAGCGTCTGGTTCGTCATTGACACCGTCGTCTACGATGTTTCCGAGTTCCTAGATGCACACCCCGGTGGTGAGGCTGTCCTCCGTCAGGTTGCCGGCACCGATGCCACTGCCGCTTTCTACAACCTTCACAGACACGAGGTTCTCCAGAAGTACTCCGACCTTGCCATCGGCACCATCGAGGGCGAGAAGCagtccatcatcaccccccaagCTGGCGATCTTTCCACCGTCCCATATGCCGAGCCCCTCTGGCTCACCCCCCAGTTCAAGTCCCCCTACTTCAAGGACAGCCACCGCAAGCTCCAGAAGGCCATGCGCATCTTCACCGACAAGTACATCACCCCCGAGGCTCTCGAGAAGGAGCGCTCCGGCGAGATCGTCTCCCAGGAGCTTATCGACCGCATGTCCAAGGCTGGTGTCCTCCACATGAGAATGGGTCCCGGCAAGCACCTCCACGgtgtcaacctcctcgaTGGTGCCGTCGACGGCAAGGAGTTTGACTACTTCCACGATATGATCTGCTCCCAGGAGGCTGTCCGCGCTGCCTGCCGCGGCTTCCAGGACGGCAACATGGCCGGTATGGTTATTGGTCTCACCTGTGTTCTCAACTACGGCCACAAGAACCCCgccctcaaggccaaggtcgaggaggagtgCTTCtctggcaagaagaagatctgCCTCGCCATCACCGAAGCCTTTGCCGGCTCCGACGTTGCCGGCCTCCGCACCACCGCCAAGAAGACCCCCGACGGCAAGCACTACATTGTCAACGGCACCAAGAAGTGGATCACCAACGGTGTCTTCTCTGACTACTTCGTCACCGGTGTCAACACCGGCAAGGGCTTGTCGGtgctcctcatcccccgcgGGGAGGGCGTTGAGACTAAGCCCATCAAGACCTCGTACTCCCCCGCTGCCGGCACCGCCTACATCACCTTTGACAACGTCAAGGTCCCTGTCGAGAACCTGTTAGGTGAGGAGAACAAGGGCATCTATgtcatcctctccaacttcAACCACGAGCGGTGGACCATGGCCTGCGCCACCATCCGCTACATGCGTCTCGTGACGGAGGAGTGCCTCAAGTGGGCTCACCAGAGAATCGTCTTCAAGAAGAGGCTCATCGACCAGCCCGTCATTCGCCAGAAGCTCGCTAAGATGATTGCCCTTTGCGAGTCTCACCAGTCCTGGCTGGAGACCATCAC TTACCAAATGTGCAACATGTCCTACTCCCAACAAGCCAAGCACATGGGCGGCCCCATTGCCCTCCTCAAGATGTCTTGCACCCGCGCCGCCCACGAGATCGCCGACGAGGCCGTCCAGATCTGGGGTGGTCGCGGTTTGACCCAGACCGGCATGGGCCGCGTGATTGAGAACTTCAACAGGACGTACAAGTTTGACTCCATCCTGggcggtgccgaggaggttcTTGGTGATTTGGGTGTCAGGCAGGCTATGAAGTTTATGCCCAAGGCTGTCTTGTAA
- a CDS encoding hypothetical protein (EggNog:ENOG503NXDX; COG:Q): protein MDAYSMSISSASRRVTSKLYQDLKTARLYTFDRSHKELGIMDRVLQFESLDPNRKPHIGIVGAGFAGLRCADILIRYGFRVTILEARNRLGGRIHQERLPSGNLIDMGANWIHGTDDNPILDLAKETKTHTGVFDSESYVFDEDGTLLSAQEGDKFSTVMWNIIEEAFEYSEKHGTQIDADKTLLDFFKEQILKQIPDTLEGYERQRKFVLQMADLWGAFVGSPVETQSLKFFWLEECIDGENLFCAGTYHKILERVAKPAVDGADIRYGTRVSEIYGKSTSPNGTPRARTADGQILEFDELVVTTPLGWLKQNTHAFHPPLPDRLSKAIQNIGYGCLEKVYISFPTAFWLTPDVNGRKVQGFCQWLSPNYSKDTNPAGWTNEIVELASMGPSSHPTLLFYTYGDESRHITSTLRSLPSQKEKLDFLFNFFKPYYSRLPSYDENNPDCHPVVAVATDWLGDDLAGNGSYANFQKGLKEGDKDIEIMRQGISGEGIWLAGEHTAPFVALGTVTGAYWSGEGVAKEVAGSYGRRMAEKLGKEDAITN, encoded by the exons ATGGATGCTTACTCGATGTCAATTAGTAGCGCTTCCCGGAGAGTCACCTCGAAGCTGTATCAAGATCTGAAGACAGCCAGGCTTTACACTTTTGACAGATCACATAAGGAACTGGGCATCATGGATAGAGTCTTACAG TTCGAATCTTTGGATCCGAATAGAAAACCACACATTGGGATTGTCGGTGCTGGTTTTGCAGGTCTTCGATGTGCAGATATCCTCATTCGATATGGCTTCCGAGTGACGATCCTTGAAGCCCGTAATCGCCTCGGCGGCAGGATACATCAAGAAAGGCTCCCCAGCGGCAATCTGATAGACATGGGCGCCAACTGGATCCATGGCACTGATGATAACCCGATCCTGGATCTGGCAAAGGAGACCAAGACACACACTGGGGTCTTTGACAGCGAATCGTATGTTTTTGACGAAGACGGCACACTTCTATCTGCACAGGAAGGGGATAAATTCTCAACGGTCATGTGGAATATCATTGAAGAGGCTTTTGAGTACTCTGAGAAGCACGGGACTCAAATAGACGCGGACAAGACGCTGTTAGACTTCTTCAAGGAGCAAATTCTCAAGCAAATACCCGATACACTAGAGGGATATGAACGACAGAGGAAATTTGTCCTGCAGATGGCCGATCTTTGGGGGGCTTTTGTTGGCAGTCCAGTTGAGACACAGAGTCTCAAGTTCTTCTGGTTAGAAGAGTGTATTGATGGTG AAAATTTGTTTTGCGCTGGGACCTACCACAAAATCctggagagggtggcgaAGCCAGCTGTTGATGGCGCTGATATTCGATATGGAACGCGGGTATCGGAGATATACGGAAAATCTACATCACCCAATGGAACTCCCAGGGCGAGGACTGCCGATGGCCAGATACTCGAGTTTGACGAGCTGGTTGTCACCACACCGCTTGGATGGCTCAAACAGAACACTCACgccttccaccctcctcttccagatcGACTATCCAAAGCCATCCAGAATATTGGATACGGGTGCCTAGAGAAG GTGTACATCTCCTTCCCAACTGCCTTCTGGCTTACACCTGATGTAAATGGACGGAAAGTCCAAGGATTTTGCCAATGGCTTTCGCCAAACTATTCCAAAGACACTAATCCCGCCGGTTGGACCAACGAGATCGTCGAGCTCGCCTCCATgggcccttcttctcatccgaCGTTGCTATTCTACACATACGGCGATGAATCACGACATATCACATCCACCTTGCGCTCTCTGCCCTCGCAGAAAGAGAAACTCGACTTTTTGTTCAACTTCTTCAAGCCATACTACTCACGGCTGCCGTCATACGACGAGAACAACCCCGATTGCCACCCTGTAGTTGCGGTAGCCACTGACTGGCTTGGTGATGATTTGGCGGGGAATGGTAGCTATGCCAACTTCCAGAAGGGGCTCAAGGAGGGCGACAAAGACATCGAGATCATGCGGCAGGGAATATCGGGTGAGGGGATCTGGCTGGCAGGGGAGCACACCGCGCCGTTTGTTGCTCTGGGGACTGTGACAGGGGCTTACTggagcggggagggggttgcaaaggaggtggcggggagttatgggaggaggatggcggagaAGCTTGGAAAGGAGgatgccatcaccaactgA